A genomic window from Candidatus Methylomirabilis tolerans includes:
- a CDS encoding DUF4410 domain-containing protein: MKLGTRIVSSLSVVVLLAGCASTKVTDRQMLDPQARIPRPDRILVYDFAATPADVPADSALADHPTVAPTPQTDEQIATGRRVGADIAARLAEEIRNMGLPAEQASIGATPQINDLVIRGYLLSVEEGSATKRLAVGFGAGKSQLSVAVEGYQMTAQGLRKLGSGTVGAGGSKGPGAAVPLAVLLATANPLGLVVSGGMKVYGEMSGSSKIEGRIEATAKEIAEKIKPRFQKQGWIE; encoded by the coding sequence ATGAAGCTCGGAACCCGTATCGTCTCGTCCCTGTCCGTTGTGGTTTTACTTGCCGGGTGCGCGTCGACTAAGGTCACTGACCGCCAGATGCTCGACCCCCAAGCAAGGATCCCCCGACCGGATCGCATCCTGGTCTACGACTTTGCCGCTACGCCCGCCGACGTTCCGGCCGACTCCGCGCTTGCCGACCATCCTACCGTTGCGCCAACACCCCAAACCGATGAGCAGATCGCGACCGGCCGTCGGGTGGGCGCTGACATTGCGGCGCGGCTGGCTGAGGAGATCCGCAACATGGGGTTGCCGGCGGAGCAGGCGTCGATCGGTGCGACGCCGCAGATCAACGATCTCGTCATCCGAGGCTATCTCCTTTCGGTTGAGGAAGGGAGCGCCACTAAGCGCCTGGCGGTCGGATTCGGCGCCGGGAAATCGCAATTGAGCGTGGCAGTCGAAGGCTATCAGATGACGGCGCAGGGGCTGCGCAAGCTCGGATCCGGTACGGTAGGGGCCGGCGGGAGCAAGGGGCCGGGTGCCGCTGTACCGCTCGCCGTCCTCCTGGCGACCGCCAACCCGTTGGGTCTCGTCGTGAGCGGCGGGATGAAAGTGTACGGGGAGATGAGCGGGAGCAGCAAGATCGAAGGCCGAATTGAGGCGACCGCGAAGGAAATCGCCGAAAAGATCAAACCCAGATTCCAAAAGCAGGGATGGATCGAGTGA